One part of the Vitis riparia cultivar Riparia Gloire de Montpellier isolate 1030 chromosome 15, EGFV_Vit.rip_1.0, whole genome shotgun sequence genome encodes these proteins:
- the LOC117932250 gene encoding putative disease resistance protein RGA3 isoform X3, translating to MSRSWVCVTVDFNFPRILEGIITSLSHMNCELGGLSTSMLESRVVELLAGKRILIVLDDVWTDNYFQWESLEKVLRHGGRGSRVLVTSRTIKVSHIMGTQDPYRLGLLSDNHCWELFRRIAFKHCKMSDRTRGDLQKIGMKIVAKCGGLPLAVTALAGLLRGNTDVNKWQKISKNDICKAEKHNFLPALKFSYDHLPSHIKQCFAYCSLFPKAYVFDKKDFVNLWMAEEFIQYTGQESPEETGSQYFDELLMRSFFQPSDVGGDQYRMHDLIHEFAQLVASPLFLQVKDSEQCYLPPKTRHVSLLGKDVEQPVRQIIDKSRQLRTLLFPSGYLKNIGSSLEKMFQALTCIRVLDLSSSTISIVPESIDQLELLRYLDLSKTEITRLPDSLCNLYNLQTLKLLGCLLLSQLPKDFANLINLRHLELDERFWYSCTKLPPRMGSLTSLHNLHVFPIGCENGYGIEELKGMAYLTGTLHISKLENAVKNAVDAMLKEKESLVKLVLEWSDRDVAGPQDAVTHGRVLEDLQPHSNLKELRICHFRGSEFPHWMTNGWLQNLLTLSLNGCTNCKILSLGQLPHLQRLYLKGMQELQEVEELQDKCPQGNNVSLEKLKIRNCPKLAKLPSFPKLRKLKIKKCVSLETLPATQSLMFLVLVDNLVLQDWNEVNSSFSKLLELKVDCCPKMHALPLVFAPQKLEINRCELLRDLPNPECFRHLQHLAVDQECQGGKLVGAIPDNSSLCSLVISNISNATSFPKWPYLPRLKALHIRHCKDLMSLCEEEAPFQGLTFLKLLSIQCCPSLTKLPHEGLPKTLECLTISRCPSLESLGPKDVLKSLSSLTDLYIEDCPKLKSLPEEGISPSLQHLVIQGCPLLMERCRNEKGGGQDWPKIMHVPDLEVESTDVCSTPDLPKPRPSSAHWYSHISCCRGVDGSEAPQSLQHLM from the exons ATGTCCAG GAGCTGGGTTTGTGTCACGGTTGATTTTAACTTCCCTAGAATTCTTGAAGGCATCATTACATCTCTCTCCCACATGAATTGTGAACTTGGAGGTTTATCTACAAGCATGCTAGAGTCTCGTGTTGTCGAATTGTTGGCTGGAAAAAGAATTCTAATTGTCCTAGACGATGTTTGGACTGACAATTACTTTCAGTGGGAGTCGCTTGAGAAAGTCTTGAGGCATGGGGGAAGAGGAAGTAGAGTCCTGGTTACCAGCAGAACAATTAAAGTTTCTCATATCATGGGCACCCAAGATCCTTATCGCTTGGGCCTTCTGTCCGACAATCACTGTTGGGAGTTGTTCAGAAGAATCGCTTTTAAACATTGTAAGATGTCAGATAGAACACGGGGGGACCTTCAAAAAATTGGTATGAAAATCGTAGCCAAGTGCGGAGGTTTGCCTTTGGCGGTGACGGCATTGGCAGGCCTGTTGCGAGGCAACACGGATGTAAACAAATGGCAGAAAATCTCAAAGAATGATATCTGCAAAGCAGAGAAGCATAATTTTTTGCCTGCCCTAAAATTCAGTTATGACCATCTACCTTCTCATATAAAGCAGTGCTTTGCGTACTGCTCCTTATTTCCCAAGGCGTATGTGTTTGATAAAAAAGACTTTGTCAATTTATGGATGGCAGAAGAATTCATTCAATACACTGGACAAGAAAGCCCAGAGGAAACCGGAAGTCAGTATTTTGATGAGTTGTTAATGAGGTCCTTCTTTCAACCTTCCGATGTTGGCGGTGACCAATATAGGATGCATGATCTTATCCACGAGTTCGCACAGCTAGTTGCCAGCCCACTTTTCTTGCAAGTGAAAGACAGCGAGCAGTGTTATCTACCTCCGAAAACCCGTCATGTGTCACTGCTGGGCAAAGATGTAGAGCAACCTGTTAGACAGATTATTGATAAATCTAGGCAGTTACGTACACTTCTGTTCCCCAGTGGATACTTGAAAAATATTGGGAGTTCTCTAGAGAAGATGTTTCAGGCTTTGACATGCATCCGGGTGTTGGATCTGAGTTCAAGCACAATCTCCATAGTGCCAGAATCAATCGACCAGTTGGAGCTGTTGCGCTACCTGGACCTCAGCAAAACTGAAATCACTAGGCTTCCCGACTCCTTATGTAACCTCTACAATTTGCAAACGCTGAAACTCTTAGGGTGTCTTTTACTTTCCCAATTGCCCAAGGACTTTGCCAACTTGATCAACCTGCGACATCTGGAGCTAGATGAAAGGTTCTGGTACTCATGCACCAAGCTGCCACCGAGGATGGGGAGCTTAACCAGCCTGCATAACTTGCATGTGTTTCCAATTGGCTGTGAGAATGGTTATGGCATTGAAGAACTAAAGGGTATGGCCTACCTTACAGGAACGTTGCACATTTCAAAGCTTGAGAATGCAGTGAAAAATGCAGTGGATGCAATGTTGAAGGAGAAAGAAAGCCTTGTGAAGCTTGTTTTAGAATGGAGTGACCGAGATGTTGCTGGGCCCCAAGACGCAGTTACTCATGGGCGGGTGCTTGAAGATCTACAGCCTCACTCAAACCTCAAGGAGCTCCGCATTTGTCACTTCAGGGGTTCCGAATTTCCACATTGGATGACAAATGGGTGGCTTCAAAATCTGTTGACTCTTTCCCTAAATGGTTGCACAAACTGCAAAATTCTCTCACTTGGTCAGTTACCCCACCTTCAACGGCTCTACCTTAAAGGAATGCAGGAGTTGCAGGAGGTAGAGGAATTGCAAGACAAATGTCCCCAGGGTAATAATGTTTCCCTGGAGAAACTAAAGATTCGTAACTGCCCAAAGCTAGCAAAGTTACCCTCTTTCCCTAAGCTAAGAAAATTGAAGATCAAAAAGTGCGTTTCCCTGGAGACTCTTCCAGCAACCCAGTCTCTGATGTTTCTGGTACTCGTGGACAATCTGGTTCTACAAGATTGGAATGAAGTGAATTCTTCCTTTTCTAAGCTATTGGAATTGAAGGTTGATTGTTGCCCAAAGATGCACGCACTGCCACTGGTCTTTGCCCCACAGAAGTTGGAAATTAATAGGTGTGAATTATTGAGAGACCTTCCAAATCCGGAGTGCTTCCGACATCTTCAGCATTTGGCAGTTGACCAAGAATGTCAGGGTGGAAAACTAGTGGGGGCAATACCGGACAACAGTTCTCTATGCTCTTTGGTAATTTCCAACATCTCAAACGCCACCTCCTTCCCAAAGTGGCCTTATCTGCCCCGTCTCAAGGCCTTGCATATTCGGCATTGCAAAGATCTAATGTCTTTGTGTGAAGAAGAAGCACCATTCCAAGGTTTGACCTTCCTCAAATTATTGTCCATTCAATGCTGCCCCAGCCTTACAAAATTGCCGCATGAAGGACTCCCCAAAACGCTTGAATGCTTGACCATCAGTCGTTGCCCCAGCCTTGAGTCCCTTGGCCCAAAGGATGTGCTGAAGAGTCTCTCCTCCCTCACTGATCTTTATATTGAGGACTGCCCAAAACTCAAGTCCTTGCCTGAGGAAGGTATCTCCCCCTCCCTTCAACATTTGGTGATTCAAGGATGCCCACTGTTGATGGAGCGATGCAGAAACGAGAAGGGAGGAGGCCAGGATTGGCCAAAGATCATGCACGTCCCTGATCTAGAGGTGGAGTCCACTGATGTATGTTCAACCCCAGATTTGCCAAAGCCAAGGCCATCTTCAGCTCATTGGTATAGCCATATTTCATGCTGCAGAG
- the LOC117932250 gene encoding putative disease resistance protein RGA3 isoform X2 gives MCDPDSIVISPIASSLLVKIRLLLMIVEDVSSLAKVKDDLEKLLRALIPFKAELMDKEDMQEADPLLKYSLGDLQDAASDAQDVLEAFLIKVYRSIRRKEQRQQLCPGKASLRFNVCFLKIKDIVARIDLISQTTQRLRSESVARQKIPYPRPLHHTSSSAGDIVGREDDASEILDMLLSHESDQGEESHFSVISIIGMAGLGKTTLAQLIFNHPKAVQHFDCRSWVCVTVDFNFPRILEGIITSLSHMNCELGGLSTSMLESRVVELLAGKRILIVLDDVWTDNYFQWESLEKVLRHGGRGSRVLVTSRTIKVSHIMGTQDPYRLGLLSDNHCWELFRRIAFKHCKMSDRTRGDLQKIGMKIVAKCGGLPLAVTALAGLLRGNTDVNKWQKISKNDICKAEKHNFLPALKFSYDHLPSHIKQCFAYCSLFPKAYVFDKKDFVNLWMAEEFIQYTGQESPEETGSQYFDELLMRSFFQPSDVGGDQYRMHDLIHEFAQLVASPLFLQVKDSEQCYLPPKTRHVSLLGKDVEQPVRQIIDKSRQLRTLLFPSGYLKNIGSSLEKMFQALTCIRVLDLSSSTISIVPESIDQLELLRYLDLSKTEITRLPDSLCNLYNLQTLKLLGCLLLSQLPKDFANLINLRHLELDERFWYSCTKLPPRMGSLTSLHNLHVFPIGCENGYGIEELKGMAYLTGTLHISKLENAVKNAVDAMLKEKESLVKLVLEWSDRDVAGPQDAVTHGRVLEDLQPHSNLKELRICHFRGSEFPHWMTNGWLQNLLTLSLNGCTNCKILSLGQLPHLQRLYLKGMQELQEVEELQDKCPQGNNVSLEKLKIRNCPKLAKLPSFPKLRKLKIKKCVSLETLPATQSLMFLVLVDNLVLQDWNEVNSSFSKLLELKVDCCPKMHALPLVFAPQKLEINRCELLRDLPNPECFRHLQHLAVDQECQGGKLVGAIPDNSSLCSLVISNISNATSFPKWPYLPRLKALHIRHCKDLMSLCEEEAPFQGLTFLKLLSIQCCPSLTKLPHEGLPKTLECLTISRCPSLESLGPKDVLKSLSSLTDLYIEDCPKLKSLPEEGISPSLQHLVIQGCPLLMERCRNEKGGGQDWPKIMHVPDLEVESTDVCSTPDLPKPRPSSAHWYSHISCCRGDWRS, from the coding sequence ATGTGTGACCCAGATTCAATTGTCATCAGCCCCATCGCGAGCAGCCTCTTAGTTAAGATACGGTTGTTGTTGATGATAGTAGAAGACGTATCATCATTAGCAAAGGTGAAGGATGACTTGGAAAAGCTTTTACGAGCCTTAATCCCATTCAAAGCAGAACTGATGGATAAGGAGGACATGCAAGAGGCTGATCCACTCTTGAAATATTCGCTGGGAGATCTTCAAGATGCAGCTTCGGATGCGCAAGATGTATTGGAggcttttttaattaaagtttacAGGAGCATTAGAAGAAAGGAACAGCGGCAGCAGCTATGTCCAGGTAAAGCTTCCCTTCGATTTAATGTTTGCTTCCTTAAGATCAAGGACATCGTAGCCAGGATAGATTTGATTTCACAAACGACACAAAGGTTAAGATCTGAATCTGTTGCAAGGCAAAAGATTCCCTACCCACGGCCTCTACACCATACAAGTTCTTCTGCAGGTGATATTGTTGGTAGGGAAGATGATGCATCTGAGATATTAGATATGCTTCTATCCCATGAATCCGACCAGGGAGAAGAGTCCCACTTTTCTGTCATTTCCATAATTGGGATGGCTGGTCTGGGCAAAACAACTCTTGCTCAACTCATCTTCAATCATCCTAAAGCAGTCCAACATTTTGATTGTAGGAGCTGGGTTTGTGTCACGGTTGATTTTAACTTCCCTAGAATTCTTGAAGGCATCATTACATCTCTCTCCCACATGAATTGTGAACTTGGAGGTTTATCTACAAGCATGCTAGAGTCTCGTGTTGTCGAATTGTTGGCTGGAAAAAGAATTCTAATTGTCCTAGACGATGTTTGGACTGACAATTACTTTCAGTGGGAGTCGCTTGAGAAAGTCTTGAGGCATGGGGGAAGAGGAAGTAGAGTCCTGGTTACCAGCAGAACAATTAAAGTTTCTCATATCATGGGCACCCAAGATCCTTATCGCTTGGGCCTTCTGTCCGACAATCACTGTTGGGAGTTGTTCAGAAGAATCGCTTTTAAACATTGTAAGATGTCAGATAGAACACGGGGGGACCTTCAAAAAATTGGTATGAAAATCGTAGCCAAGTGCGGAGGTTTGCCTTTGGCGGTGACGGCATTGGCAGGCCTGTTGCGAGGCAACACGGATGTAAACAAATGGCAGAAAATCTCAAAGAATGATATCTGCAAAGCAGAGAAGCATAATTTTTTGCCTGCCCTAAAATTCAGTTATGACCATCTACCTTCTCATATAAAGCAGTGCTTTGCGTACTGCTCCTTATTTCCCAAGGCGTATGTGTTTGATAAAAAAGACTTTGTCAATTTATGGATGGCAGAAGAATTCATTCAATACACTGGACAAGAAAGCCCAGAGGAAACCGGAAGTCAGTATTTTGATGAGTTGTTAATGAGGTCCTTCTTTCAACCTTCCGATGTTGGCGGTGACCAATATAGGATGCATGATCTTATCCACGAGTTCGCACAGCTAGTTGCCAGCCCACTTTTCTTGCAAGTGAAAGACAGCGAGCAGTGTTATCTACCTCCGAAAACCCGTCATGTGTCACTGCTGGGCAAAGATGTAGAGCAACCTGTTAGACAGATTATTGATAAATCTAGGCAGTTACGTACACTTCTGTTCCCCAGTGGATACTTGAAAAATATTGGGAGTTCTCTAGAGAAGATGTTTCAGGCTTTGACATGCATCCGGGTGTTGGATCTGAGTTCAAGCACAATCTCCATAGTGCCAGAATCAATCGACCAGTTGGAGCTGTTGCGCTACCTGGACCTCAGCAAAACTGAAATCACTAGGCTTCCCGACTCCTTATGTAACCTCTACAATTTGCAAACGCTGAAACTCTTAGGGTGTCTTTTACTTTCCCAATTGCCCAAGGACTTTGCCAACTTGATCAACCTGCGACATCTGGAGCTAGATGAAAGGTTCTGGTACTCATGCACCAAGCTGCCACCGAGGATGGGGAGCTTAACCAGCCTGCATAACTTGCATGTGTTTCCAATTGGCTGTGAGAATGGTTATGGCATTGAAGAACTAAAGGGTATGGCCTACCTTACAGGAACGTTGCACATTTCAAAGCTTGAGAATGCAGTGAAAAATGCAGTGGATGCAATGTTGAAGGAGAAAGAAAGCCTTGTGAAGCTTGTTTTAGAATGGAGTGACCGAGATGTTGCTGGGCCCCAAGACGCAGTTACTCATGGGCGGGTGCTTGAAGATCTACAGCCTCACTCAAACCTCAAGGAGCTCCGCATTTGTCACTTCAGGGGTTCCGAATTTCCACATTGGATGACAAATGGGTGGCTTCAAAATCTGTTGACTCTTTCCCTAAATGGTTGCACAAACTGCAAAATTCTCTCACTTGGTCAGTTACCCCACCTTCAACGGCTCTACCTTAAAGGAATGCAGGAGTTGCAGGAGGTAGAGGAATTGCAAGACAAATGTCCCCAGGGTAATAATGTTTCCCTGGAGAAACTAAAGATTCGTAACTGCCCAAAGCTAGCAAAGTTACCCTCTTTCCCTAAGCTAAGAAAATTGAAGATCAAAAAGTGCGTTTCCCTGGAGACTCTTCCAGCAACCCAGTCTCTGATGTTTCTGGTACTCGTGGACAATCTGGTTCTACAAGATTGGAATGAAGTGAATTCTTCCTTTTCTAAGCTATTGGAATTGAAGGTTGATTGTTGCCCAAAGATGCACGCACTGCCACTGGTCTTTGCCCCACAGAAGTTGGAAATTAATAGGTGTGAATTATTGAGAGACCTTCCAAATCCGGAGTGCTTCCGACATCTTCAGCATTTGGCAGTTGACCAAGAATGTCAGGGTGGAAAACTAGTGGGGGCAATACCGGACAACAGTTCTCTATGCTCTTTGGTAATTTCCAACATCTCAAACGCCACCTCCTTCCCAAAGTGGCCTTATCTGCCCCGTCTCAAGGCCTTGCATATTCGGCATTGCAAAGATCTAATGTCTTTGTGTGAAGAAGAAGCACCATTCCAAGGTTTGACCTTCCTCAAATTATTGTCCATTCAATGCTGCCCCAGCCTTACAAAATTGCCGCATGAAGGACTCCCCAAAACGCTTGAATGCTTGACCATCAGTCGTTGCCCCAGCCTTGAGTCCCTTGGCCCAAAGGATGTGCTGAAGAGTCTCTCCTCCCTCACTGATCTTTATATTGAGGACTGCCCAAAACTCAAGTCCTTGCCTGAGGAAGGTATCTCCCCCTCCCTTCAACATTTGGTGATTCAAGGATGCCCACTGTTGATGGAGCGATGCAGAAACGAGAAGGGAGGAGGCCAGGATTGGCCAAAGATCATGCACGTCCCTGATCTAGAGGTGGAGTCCACTGATGTATGTTCAACCCCAGATTTGCCAAAGCCAAGGCCATCTTCAGCTCATTGGTATAGCCATATTTCATGCTGCAGAG
- the LOC117932250 gene encoding putative disease resistance protein RGA3 isoform X1: MCDPDSIVISPIASSLLVKIRLLLMIVEDVSSLAKVKDDLEKLLRALIPFKAELMDKEDMQEADPLLKYSLGDLQDAASDAQDVLEAFLIKVYRSIRRKEQRQQLCPGKASLRFNVCFLKIKDIVARIDLISQTTQRLRSESVARQKIPYPRPLHHTSSSAGDIVGREDDASEILDMLLSHESDQGEESHFSVISIIGMAGLGKTTLAQLIFNHPKAVQHFDCRSWVCVTVDFNFPRILEGIITSLSHMNCELGGLSTSMLESRVVELLAGKRILIVLDDVWTDNYFQWESLEKVLRHGGRGSRVLVTSRTIKVSHIMGTQDPYRLGLLSDNHCWELFRRIAFKHCKMSDRTRGDLQKIGMKIVAKCGGLPLAVTALAGLLRGNTDVNKWQKISKNDICKAEKHNFLPALKFSYDHLPSHIKQCFAYCSLFPKAYVFDKKDFVNLWMAEEFIQYTGQESPEETGSQYFDELLMRSFFQPSDVGGDQYRMHDLIHEFAQLVASPLFLQVKDSEQCYLPPKTRHVSLLGKDVEQPVRQIIDKSRQLRTLLFPSGYLKNIGSSLEKMFQALTCIRVLDLSSSTISIVPESIDQLELLRYLDLSKTEITRLPDSLCNLYNLQTLKLLGCLLLSQLPKDFANLINLRHLELDERFWYSCTKLPPRMGSLTSLHNLHVFPIGCENGYGIEELKGMAYLTGTLHISKLENAVKNAVDAMLKEKESLVKLVLEWSDRDVAGPQDAVTHGRVLEDLQPHSNLKELRICHFRGSEFPHWMTNGWLQNLLTLSLNGCTNCKILSLGQLPHLQRLYLKGMQELQEVEELQDKCPQGNNVSLEKLKIRNCPKLAKLPSFPKLRKLKIKKCVSLETLPATQSLMFLVLVDNLVLQDWNEVNSSFSKLLELKVDCCPKMHALPLVFAPQKLEINRCELLRDLPNPECFRHLQHLAVDQECQGGKLVGAIPDNSSLCSLVISNISNATSFPKWPYLPRLKALHIRHCKDLMSLCEEEAPFQGLTFLKLLSIQCCPSLTKLPHEGLPKTLECLTISRCPSLESLGPKDVLKSLSSLTDLYIEDCPKLKSLPEEGISPSLQHLVIQGCPLLMERCRNEKGGGQDWPKIMHVPDLEVESTDVCSTPDLPKPRPSSAHWYSHISCCRGVDGSEAPQSLQHLM, encoded by the coding sequence ATGTGTGACCCAGATTCAATTGTCATCAGCCCCATCGCGAGCAGCCTCTTAGTTAAGATACGGTTGTTGTTGATGATAGTAGAAGACGTATCATCATTAGCAAAGGTGAAGGATGACTTGGAAAAGCTTTTACGAGCCTTAATCCCATTCAAAGCAGAACTGATGGATAAGGAGGACATGCAAGAGGCTGATCCACTCTTGAAATATTCGCTGGGAGATCTTCAAGATGCAGCTTCGGATGCGCAAGATGTATTGGAggcttttttaattaaagtttacAGGAGCATTAGAAGAAAGGAACAGCGGCAGCAGCTATGTCCAGGTAAAGCTTCCCTTCGATTTAATGTTTGCTTCCTTAAGATCAAGGACATCGTAGCCAGGATAGATTTGATTTCACAAACGACACAAAGGTTAAGATCTGAATCTGTTGCAAGGCAAAAGATTCCCTACCCACGGCCTCTACACCATACAAGTTCTTCTGCAGGTGATATTGTTGGTAGGGAAGATGATGCATCTGAGATATTAGATATGCTTCTATCCCATGAATCCGACCAGGGAGAAGAGTCCCACTTTTCTGTCATTTCCATAATTGGGATGGCTGGTCTGGGCAAAACAACTCTTGCTCAACTCATCTTCAATCATCCTAAAGCAGTCCAACATTTTGATTGTAGGAGCTGGGTTTGTGTCACGGTTGATTTTAACTTCCCTAGAATTCTTGAAGGCATCATTACATCTCTCTCCCACATGAATTGTGAACTTGGAGGTTTATCTACAAGCATGCTAGAGTCTCGTGTTGTCGAATTGTTGGCTGGAAAAAGAATTCTAATTGTCCTAGACGATGTTTGGACTGACAATTACTTTCAGTGGGAGTCGCTTGAGAAAGTCTTGAGGCATGGGGGAAGAGGAAGTAGAGTCCTGGTTACCAGCAGAACAATTAAAGTTTCTCATATCATGGGCACCCAAGATCCTTATCGCTTGGGCCTTCTGTCCGACAATCACTGTTGGGAGTTGTTCAGAAGAATCGCTTTTAAACATTGTAAGATGTCAGATAGAACACGGGGGGACCTTCAAAAAATTGGTATGAAAATCGTAGCCAAGTGCGGAGGTTTGCCTTTGGCGGTGACGGCATTGGCAGGCCTGTTGCGAGGCAACACGGATGTAAACAAATGGCAGAAAATCTCAAAGAATGATATCTGCAAAGCAGAGAAGCATAATTTTTTGCCTGCCCTAAAATTCAGTTATGACCATCTACCTTCTCATATAAAGCAGTGCTTTGCGTACTGCTCCTTATTTCCCAAGGCGTATGTGTTTGATAAAAAAGACTTTGTCAATTTATGGATGGCAGAAGAATTCATTCAATACACTGGACAAGAAAGCCCAGAGGAAACCGGAAGTCAGTATTTTGATGAGTTGTTAATGAGGTCCTTCTTTCAACCTTCCGATGTTGGCGGTGACCAATATAGGATGCATGATCTTATCCACGAGTTCGCACAGCTAGTTGCCAGCCCACTTTTCTTGCAAGTGAAAGACAGCGAGCAGTGTTATCTACCTCCGAAAACCCGTCATGTGTCACTGCTGGGCAAAGATGTAGAGCAACCTGTTAGACAGATTATTGATAAATCTAGGCAGTTACGTACACTTCTGTTCCCCAGTGGATACTTGAAAAATATTGGGAGTTCTCTAGAGAAGATGTTTCAGGCTTTGACATGCATCCGGGTGTTGGATCTGAGTTCAAGCACAATCTCCATAGTGCCAGAATCAATCGACCAGTTGGAGCTGTTGCGCTACCTGGACCTCAGCAAAACTGAAATCACTAGGCTTCCCGACTCCTTATGTAACCTCTACAATTTGCAAACGCTGAAACTCTTAGGGTGTCTTTTACTTTCCCAATTGCCCAAGGACTTTGCCAACTTGATCAACCTGCGACATCTGGAGCTAGATGAAAGGTTCTGGTACTCATGCACCAAGCTGCCACCGAGGATGGGGAGCTTAACCAGCCTGCATAACTTGCATGTGTTTCCAATTGGCTGTGAGAATGGTTATGGCATTGAAGAACTAAAGGGTATGGCCTACCTTACAGGAACGTTGCACATTTCAAAGCTTGAGAATGCAGTGAAAAATGCAGTGGATGCAATGTTGAAGGAGAAAGAAAGCCTTGTGAAGCTTGTTTTAGAATGGAGTGACCGAGATGTTGCTGGGCCCCAAGACGCAGTTACTCATGGGCGGGTGCTTGAAGATCTACAGCCTCACTCAAACCTCAAGGAGCTCCGCATTTGTCACTTCAGGGGTTCCGAATTTCCACATTGGATGACAAATGGGTGGCTTCAAAATCTGTTGACTCTTTCCCTAAATGGTTGCACAAACTGCAAAATTCTCTCACTTGGTCAGTTACCCCACCTTCAACGGCTCTACCTTAAAGGAATGCAGGAGTTGCAGGAGGTAGAGGAATTGCAAGACAAATGTCCCCAGGGTAATAATGTTTCCCTGGAGAAACTAAAGATTCGTAACTGCCCAAAGCTAGCAAAGTTACCCTCTTTCCCTAAGCTAAGAAAATTGAAGATCAAAAAGTGCGTTTCCCTGGAGACTCTTCCAGCAACCCAGTCTCTGATGTTTCTGGTACTCGTGGACAATCTGGTTCTACAAGATTGGAATGAAGTGAATTCTTCCTTTTCTAAGCTATTGGAATTGAAGGTTGATTGTTGCCCAAAGATGCACGCACTGCCACTGGTCTTTGCCCCACAGAAGTTGGAAATTAATAGGTGTGAATTATTGAGAGACCTTCCAAATCCGGAGTGCTTCCGACATCTTCAGCATTTGGCAGTTGACCAAGAATGTCAGGGTGGAAAACTAGTGGGGGCAATACCGGACAACAGTTCTCTATGCTCTTTGGTAATTTCCAACATCTCAAACGCCACCTCCTTCCCAAAGTGGCCTTATCTGCCCCGTCTCAAGGCCTTGCATATTCGGCATTGCAAAGATCTAATGTCTTTGTGTGAAGAAGAAGCACCATTCCAAGGTTTGACCTTCCTCAAATTATTGTCCATTCAATGCTGCCCCAGCCTTACAAAATTGCCGCATGAAGGACTCCCCAAAACGCTTGAATGCTTGACCATCAGTCGTTGCCCCAGCCTTGAGTCCCTTGGCCCAAAGGATGTGCTGAAGAGTCTCTCCTCCCTCACTGATCTTTATATTGAGGACTGCCCAAAACTCAAGTCCTTGCCTGAGGAAGGTATCTCCCCCTCCCTTCAACATTTGGTGATTCAAGGATGCCCACTGTTGATGGAGCGATGCAGAAACGAGAAGGGAGGAGGCCAGGATTGGCCAAAGATCATGCACGTCCCTGATCTAGAGGTGGAGTCCACTGATGTATGTTCAACCCCAGATTTGCCAAAGCCAAGGCCATCTTCAGCTCATTGGTATAGCCATATTTCATGCTGCAGAG